The DNA sequence GGGTCACAGTTGAGCCCCCTGCCCTGAACCCAGGGGTACAGGGGGGAACCCCTACCTCTGAACAAGACTGGGGACAGGGAAAAGGGCTTGATTCAATTGTTTGACCAAGTGGGCTACACCACAAAGGTTGAAGCTGCTAAGACCTCTAGCTTGTAAGGTTATGGGGTTTGACTCGATTGGTGTGATCGAAGCGACTTAAGAAAAATAGGACCTACTACGCCACGGTCTGCATTGGAGTCCAGTCTCAGAAAGGTATTTTTCAGAAACCTTTCCTCATTCCACTGGAATCTCAAAGTGCAGCTCTTGCAAGGGCAATATGGCTAATGGAATGCTGCAGGGTCATTTCATTTACGTTTCCACAAAAAAAGGTGAATGTTTACGAAGACACGGGCCTGGTGGGTATTGGACTATTTATTTTCCTGCCGATTCTGCCGCAAGTATTCTGGCACTCCTCCTCCGTGACTCTAACTCAACCATCCATGTGTGCCACGGGGTTTATTtatacattgtaaactttcatcaAGGCTAATTTGATGGGGTAAGAAAAGGGAGAGACAGTCCGAAAACATTGTGTGAAAACGCAGCTGCTACGAGGGCCCGATTCTGTCTAAATAAAAAGGCCTCAGAAGTATCTTAGAATAATATACAAGTGTTCTGAAAGGTCATGGGGAAGGTCGTACCTATAAACAGAGAATAATTTGCTCTATGGTGCACTTTTTGTGTGGCGGGATACGGCAAAACGATTGATAAAGCATTTAAGAAAGAATCACGTCCTGCTGTAATTCCAGACCTCACACCGGGGGATGGGGGAAGCTCAATGTTTACATGTTTTAACCCTCCATGTTCCGCCGTGATTACAAGAGAGCAATGTCTCTATTACACTGACCGTCAACCCTTTCATGTCAGGAAGGAAGCCATTATAGTCCTTCCTACAGCGGACAAGGCAAGGCCAGTAACGAGGGGGGTAGCACATAGACAAAGTACACCTACCTTCCAATCAGACTGCAGAATGCCCCAGCAATACAGCCCCCCCCCAATTAGATGCCCTATAATAAGGGGCCTGGAATCCCAAAGCTCATTAAGTCAATTACGATAACCCTGTGGGCTGTGCTCAAGTTATACCGGAAACTTATTTGGAAACCAAAGGGAAATCCAGTCGGATTTTTTTGAAATTAAAACTACAAGGGGCGCGCAGTGAAATCTGACCACCTATTGGGGCGGGTGGGGGGAGCCGTCCATCCGAAGGCAAGCTGGGAATGGGGGACTTCATCTGAGTTGCTATGAGCTAAATGCGCCTCGGAGCCGGAACAACGGATGGAGCCTGGCGCACGTCTTGCAGATAGGAGCACTCATTCTCCCCGCTCATCAGCGGCTGGCCAGGGACAGGCGACATCGTTGGGGAAGAGGGATGGGGTcaggaaaagggggggggggctagaCAGAGCCTTTTAGCATGAAAAACAGGCAAAAACCCGGCATCCATCAGAGTCGGGTGGTCAGctgggcagggagaggagggagcagcACGCTTGGGCAGAAAAGACCACCCAAAACAGGCAGCGCCGTACAACCCACACCACTGGAGCATGAAAAGAGGCCTTCACACCGATTCCCTATCCAAATATTGACTGTGGGAGCCCTCTCTGGCCAATAAACACACTCGGGGGAACAGAAGAGGGGCAGCAATAATGGCGTTACATCAGACTGGAAGTCATGTTCAGAGTAATGAAAAATCTATCAACTATGAAATGTGGAGACAACAGTTTATGGTTGAATCACAGGGAGAGGTAGGGCAGGAGGCCAAGGTAGAAAAGTGGGATATAGCATGGCCCCAAAAAAGGAAGATATTTTTTTCTGAGGAAGACTTAAATCACACCAGAAAGGAAAAGTAGTTAAGTTTAGTAGTTTTAGTCAAATCCACGTTATTGCTTTTGTCTCTTTAAAATGATGCAGCTGGTGTAAAATCGGTGCAGACGATTGAAATCTATTTTCCATTATAATGATCAAATGTATTCATTAGGCATGTGAACTAGACAGAAGAAAATAAAACATACTTTCTCTCAAACTGGTTGTTGAGACATTGAGCTAGATAAGCCTAATTTGGATGCATTTTTTTGCAACGCTTTCTGAGGCCAAAAACACTTCGAAATCATAAAATGAGAAACAACCACATTAAATTACAACAAAGAGGTGGAGATTTTTTGCTGACTTAATCTTCATTCTCGCTGATGTAATCAACCCGCATGATGCTGTTTTTCTAGCTCCACTGAGGAGATCAAAATGTTCAATGTTTTTTGCAATTTTGCAAACTTTGTCACTCCATTTGCAAGATTCTTTCTTCAGCTAATAGACTGTATGCTATGGGGTTTTGCAACCCCACATGCGTAAGATACTGAATGTCGAGAAATAACGGTGTGTGTACGCTCCGTGAGAGGTAGTAAAATGTCTAGAATTGAGTCAcgggagaggaatgagagagccAAATACTTGGAACACAGTCGTTCGTTATGCTGTCATTGCATTGCCCTCTAGTGGAGATCAAGATCACTACATCTGTAGGACACCATTGACATTTTACCTGGTCTTGGGACTTTGGAGATGATGGTGATGTTTCAAAGTCTTTTTTGGTTTCCAGGATTTTTTTCACCAGCCCACCTGGGGATGAAAAAAGGTTAATTCGTTTTTCAAAATGTTGGCCATGTTTAACCATCCTTAAAGTGGCAATCTGAGGTTCAAATAAGTGAGTAACcctccactgttttggtaaatagCTGAGGAATGGGGCTTGAGAAATGTGACCACTCAAATTCATTGACAGAGGTaaagatgcaaggactgaccattcatGAGATCAAACTTGCAGTTTATTTATATGTTATATTTTTCAGGAATCAAAATCGGTACATCATTAATATAAAAGTCTGAAAATGGATATAAACAATTGCAGACTGCTCCTTAAGATACAAACCCTGACCAAAGGTCTAGCAATTTGTACTAGAATTATAAGCACCTACAGTGTCAAATGTGAGTGATTGTTTGGCTTGTAGGATTGCTCACCATGATTCTCATCGCCTTGGAGATCCACTGTTGGCTCCTGTGGAAGGACCAAATCGTGAAGAAACCATAAGAAAGACGCTGAATGACCAACACTGCTGCTGCCTTCTCTTGAACAGATACAGTGCAGTATATGCTCGTGGGAACAGCACAACCAAATGCAACCTGAATGACCTGCAGGGCAGTCGGACAGTATTCAGGCCCCTTTCCTTTTTACACcttttgttacgtttcagccttattctaaaatgaattaaataaaacagaattcctcatcaatctacacacaataccccataatgacaaagaaaaaaacaatttagaaatttgtacaaatgcattaaaaaaaaaaaaaaacacaaataccataagtattcagaccctttgctatgagacccgaaattgagctcaggtgcatcctgtttccattgatcatccttgagatgcttctacaactttattggagtccacctgtggtaaattcaattgattggatttggaaaggcacacacctgtctatataaggtcacacagttgacagtgcatgtcacagcaaaaaccaagccatgaggttgaaggaattgtccgtagagctccaggacagattgtgttgaggcacagatctggggaagtgtaccaaaatatttctgcagcattgaaagtccccaagaacacagtggcctcaatcactcttaaaatggaagtttggaaccaccaagactcttcctagagctggctggccggccaaactgagcaatcgaggggtttgaagggccttggtcagggaggtgaacaaaaacccaatggccactctgacagagctccagagttcctctgtggacatgGGAGACCTTTCCAGaaaaacaaccatctctgcagcactccaccaatcagtcctttatggtagtggccagatggaagccactcctcagtaaaaggcacagcccacttggagtttgccaaaaggcacctaaagattctctggtctgatgaaaccaagattgaactctggcttgaatgccaagcgtcacgtctggaggaaaactggcaccattcctacggtgaagcatggtggtggcagcatctgtgggggatgtttttcagcagcagggactgggagactagtcaggatcgagggcgaaatgaacggagtaaagtacagagagacccttgatgaaaacctgctccagagcgcccaggacctcagactggggcgaaggatcaccttccaacaggaaaatgaccctaagcacacagccaagacaacgcaggagtggcttcgggacaagtctctgaatgtccttgagtggcccagccagagcccaaacttgaacccgatcgaacatctctggagagacctgaaaatatctgtgcagcaacgccccccatccaacctgacagagcttgagaggatctgcagagaagactggtagaaactccccaaaagcacgtgtgccaagcttgtagcgtcatacccatgaagacgtgatgctgtaatcgctgccgaaaggtgcttcaacaaaagtactgagtaaatgtgatagttttACAGTACTTATAAATTAGCaacaaattctaaaaacctgtttggatttgtcattatggggtaaaaactatttaatccattttagaataaggctgtagcgtaacaaaatgtggaaaaagttaagaggactgaatactttccgaaggtactgTACATATGTGCTCTCTCACCATCTCGGGCATGtcggggggaagaggggaggccTCCAACACCACAAACTGTTCATCTTCATCCTCAGAAAGCTTCTTCCCCTCCGTGATGACGGCCGCCGGGGGCTTGGCACTGGTCagccttacacacacatacacacaatttaGAGGAAGGAGGCTATGGAGCAAAGTACAACATTTTCTCAGCCTGGTTCCGTAGGTAAACACTGTGGAACGTAGCAGATAGAAATGTCACAAATAGAGCTGATGTGACTCCTaaatctacatgtcagagaggcatgtttgttctacgtCATATATTTAGAAAAGCTCCAAAATGCTGTGCACTGCTAAATACAGAGCATCTATGCTGACTACTGTATAATTCATAGTGACACAGGAAGTAAGAAGGTATGAGGGGAAGTCACCTTTCAGCTGGGGTCACGTCAGTGTAGCTCTCCTGCGTCTTGACCCGAGGAGGGGCGGGCCGGGCGCTGCTGGGCCGAGGTATCCTCCTGTTGGGGAGATAAGACGGTCCACACTAATGATCAGCCAGCCAGTAAAACAACTTTTTCACCAATAGCCTCATTTACAGTGCTTCTCAAAACTGATCCCGGGGACCCGCTATGTACGCTATATTCTTCACCAATTGATTACCAAAAATTAGTCATCTGTTTGGCTGGTTAAAGACAACCATTTAACCAAGAGACACTGAGAATCATATCTTCAAATAATCACAAATATTCAAAGACCGGTAGACAAGAACAGGACAGGGTACAAAGTTACTGTATTTAGTTGGAATAATAAAGTAAAATAGACCAGAGTCTAATGGCTGTATTTGGCTGTAGTGAGAACCCGAACATACAGAGGTTCCCAGGACTAGAGTTGAGAAACCCTGCTGCACTACTGGCCCTCAACAGTCGACAACACTCACTCCCATTCAGTCAGTTATTCCACCATGGGACAGTCACGCGTTTGACGTTACACTGAGAAAATGATAAGTGGGGACTAGCGGAGCAATTTGTTGTGGTGTAAAGAGAGAGTACTCCAGCTGAGTGTTGCGGTTGATCAAGAAGAAAGTGGAGGATTTGCGTCAGTGAATGGAGAGCTGTAGCATGCAAACGCACATTGCTGCATGTTACACAACTTTTTCGGTCACACAGAGGAAATGGGAAGAAAGACGGTTCAAAGTTGTGAGGTTACGGGAGAGACCGTTTCCATTGTTGCTGAATGTGCAAATCGAGCAGTGCCCTCAAACCCTGCTAATTTGCTTAGTAAGctgtcgacacacacacacacacacacacagagtacagacCTGTGGGCCATGTGGGCTGGCACTGCGTCTGTGGCATCTCCGTTCTCCAGGGGAACCGGCCTCTGTGCCAACGGAGTGTCTCCatctacaacatgatgctgacatgAGAACACCCCTTCTAACACGTTTTATTGGAACAGCCGATGAACTTGATGGCAAGAACTAGAAATACTGACGGCTAGGGCTTTTAGAACAGAGACGTATAGAAATGTCCACCTGGACTACTAAATGGGAAAAAACTCCAGCACTGTTGGTGCAGTGAGAAAAATACTCACCTTCACTGTCAAACTCTTCTGGAAAAGAGGAAACAGAACAATTATTTGTATCTATTCATATTATGGTGTAAAAAGAAGAATGAAAGGCCGGAGGGGTTGAGGGGTGCTTGGGGTTACCTTGTTGGGCTCCTGCTTTGGGCCAGCGCCTCTGCCCCTTGGCAGATGAAGGCCGAGGTATTCTGGCTGGActgtcagactgaggagaggagatgggaggggaggggaagatgaCTGGGTAAGTGTGTCCCATTTCGGATGGAGAGCATGCGTACACACTTATAAACATGCACACATGCAGGGTCATTCGTAGGAAAAGGAGGACACAGGCAGCCCCTCTTTAAAAATAAGAGGTTACCTGTTTGTATGTGACTTCCGCTGTCtacaaacagagaaagacagcgTTGAGTAAATATCTGGATGCAGACCTATCTCCAAACCTTCCACCGAGGGGGGCTACAAAGCAAGTAAAACAGTAGGAAAACCAAGCTGCTatgattattataatttttttctaGAGTATGGTATGACAAGTTACGCTAAGACAGCCAAACAAACTACTGAAGATGCTTACAGCGCTGTTAAAGTAGGTGAATCTATATCAGGCAGCCATGCTGCACTAGCGAGTTCTACACAGTTCTGAATCTGCTAAATAGCTAGAGGCAAAGGAAGGATACCTCTTCAGATGCATCTTCAATAGGCTTCGGTGGATAATTCCAGCGGTAGCACAGAAGCACAGAATGAACCATTATCACACTAATAGCAGCATAGAAATAGACTATATTAGCCAGTCTAATATGTTATATTGGCCCACTTTTCTATTTCTATGGATGGCACCCTAGTCCTAACCTATGACCATGTGGTACTACATGGGTTCCATCTTAGGTAAGTCAAATCTGTGCCACACAACTAAAGCATATTCAACATCAGCTCATGGACGTAGCAGTAGCCTATATCTGTCTCAGAAACAACAGCAGTCTTATGACCACCTAAAATATGTGCCATTGTTCGTCTTCCCAAGTATAAATTaagtttcaatttttttttttaagcaaatATAGGCTAGCATAGACAAATAATGATGAAATTCTACTGAAATGCTGGAGTTGAAAACAGAAGATAAAGCAATAGACTGGAAACTCTCACAAACCAAGAGTGTGCTAAATATAACTAATCTCTCAATGACTGCAGAGCGCTGCAGATGACAGCTGTCTTGGTCAAAGATGCAGAAAAAAACCCAAATGTGTTCTATCCTAGCAACAAGCAAGAAGTAAAGGGCCCTTGAAGTGAAATGAAGCGAGCGAGCAAATTAGCATCTATGCTAACACAAATGCATTCAGAGCAACTACATTACTATTAGGCATGTAGCTACCTCCTGTTCATCATCTTCAGCCTTGGGGTTGAAGGTGAGAGTACAAATGCATTAAGGCCATGACACACACACGGTGATGGGGCAAGATTATAAATGGGAGCATAAACAAGGAATTGACATAAGGGTCGTTGCTAAGGCCAAAACAAAAGTGAACAAattattattctaaaatgaaagTAAAAACATATACCGGTAGTTGCAATAAACTATGTCTAAACAATTCAAAGTGTTGTGGCCACCTTTGATTGAATTATTTGAATCAAACTTAATTAACCATTTCATTCATTGAATTTGTCCTTAGTTTACTTGCTTATTAAGCCGTTACTTGCCTCATGCCTCATTTATACATTTTGTTCAAAACACCTTTTATTCCCCCTTTATTGATTGGCGTCACTCCATAGGACATTATATCACACCGATGGACAATATACAACAGGCAGTCAAAttaactgaaaggtcgctagtttgaatccctgagccgactaggtgaacaaGCTGtcagatgtgcccttgagcaaggcatttaaccctaattgctcctgtaagtcactcggGATGAGATAATAAATtactaaaatatatataatatataaatggACTCCTGTATAGTTATTTTCCATCACTACCTCCCAGGGTCAGGAATGGGTAATTTGCACACCTAGTGCCTTCCGTGGATATTGGTAGCCGTTTCTTAGGCTCCCTACCCATAATCAAACCCTGTTTCCCCATTACCCGTGGTCACTATTGTATGCACAGAAAGTACCATTGAAAGCTgacagggcagacatttgaatTACATGTCAGTACGTCACCAGTCGAGGATATAAAGTCACCAAAAGCGTCTGTGGTGCCTGAGAGTAGCCAACATTGATTTTGGGTCTGACCCATGCGCACCGAGGGGGAGGCCCTGACAGCTGATGCAGTGGGAGCCATAGGAGCCGAGGCACGGCTTGATAGGTGTTCCGTTTGAGGGATTTTGGAGTATACCGTACAATGGAGCCAATGACAGGGTTTGAAAAACACAACGTATCTCTGATGTTGGAGGGCAATAGGGTGACCCCCGTTCCAGGCATCACTGCACTGGCGTGCCATGCCCCGCGCCGGAGAACCATCACCGGAAAACCATCGGAGGAAAACTGAGACACTCAGAGTAAGACCGACTGGGGCGTATAGGAGGCAGGGTGAATAGTCTTCAAAAAAGAGGCTCTGCCAATGGGGGCCCTCCCAGGGGTACTACATATGCCAATCGGTCAGTGGGAGTGAAACTGATTTGACAGAGAGGGATCAAGAGGATGGATGGTCTAATGCAGGGAGTGAAAACCAGGACTTTGAGGCACCACAGCCAGTCCCTAATATGGGCCTGCACCATCACTAGGGCCAGGTAAAATAACCAGACCCTGcccagacggcagagagagacacagaggttGCCTGAGCAAAGGTCACCTGAAGGGTGTGAGGAACCAGACGTGGGAGAATGAAAATGTAAATATTGCACTCAGAACCACTTAAAATGATCAACATTGATACAGGATAAGTCTAATACAAATAGGTGTTATTTGATGAGAAATACATCTAAAAAGCCAATTACAGAAGTTTATTAATAGGTTATGTCCCCCAGGGTGACAGCTATTTCCTCTGGTGTGTCACCATCTTCAAGTCACACCAAGGGAAAAAAGTTGTCACGCCTGTGGAAATCTCAGGCTGGATTGGCTTTATTGTTAACAGTAAGCTTACCATTTCATTTCACCACACATATTTTCATTGCTATTTATACTTAGaattaattattattttcaattataTATTCAAAAGACGTCACACCAAAGGACTAAGGAATTGACCCCTTTTATGGTAATGGCAGAAAAGTGCAATATTTTGTTCAATATTTTTGATAAAGCTCACAATCTGTCCAGAACAGGTGCTCCAGCAATGTCTTCCGTTCTTTCTCATTTGTAAGAGAACCCTCCCCCGCGCAATGGTGACCAAATGCTGGGTCGTTCTTTAATCAGAAAAATGTGTCACACCATGTGGACATAGATTTTGAGATCAAAATGTAATCAATCAGAACTATTTTGAAATATCATGGACTTTGGGACTACTGTTTCCGGAAATAGACTTACACtccatgaccaaaggtatgtggactcctgcatgtcgaacatctcattccaaaaccatgggctttaatatggagttggtcccaaaCGTGTCACAATTTTAACCAATTTATatttgaaatttaaaaaaatgtaataaaattctAAAGGGCATCACGTCAGGAGGCCAAAGTTCATGTTCACTTGACTGAAAATATAAATGAGCTATTTACACACAGAAGTGCCATATTTCCTTTCACCTACACATAGTGGAGGAATCAGAAAGATAAGTACAGGAATCCCTTTTATTTGGGTCATCATCAGTAAAAAAGTTCACATAGCTGGGATAACTTGCCCGACTGCCATTAATGCCATAAATTGTGTCTTTCACTTAAACAATGGTGAGGAATCGGAAAGATCAGTTTTAGGCTACTATAATTCTTTGTAGTTTGGTtgttttcacttttatttatttttttatcacctGCCCAATCGGGCAACCTCAGAGCATGCTCAACTTGCGGGAATGCTTAGTTCACTTGCCCCAGGTAATAGGTGAACCCTTAAAATCAATCCCTTATCAACACTCTTCTACATACTGCAAGTCTTAACCTTAATATCCTCCATTAATATAATGAAAAATCTGACATTTTTAAATGTCATGGGTTGACATCACACATTCATATGCTATTGCAACTGCCAAACTGTAAAAACGTTAtttatgttgttgtgttttgCAATGGGACTTGTTGCTATGTACTGTACGATGTTAACGAATGACCAGTCACTTTCATAATGTACTGGTTACATTCATTTCCCAAACTAGACTTAACATGAACATGTAGCAAAAATACAACCATGGAAAGGACTGGCATGAGAAATGTAGGCATTGGTTGAATATGACTGACAATAGTATATACTGCTCATTGGAGAGAaagtaggttggagtcatttaaagctTACCGCTGGTTCAAGTTTGGCAGTTTTACTGGGCTCCTCTTCATGTGGTCTGTGTTTTGTGTCCTCTGACACTCtggcctaaacacacacacacaccacacacacacacacacacacacagaagcattgTTGCGGCCACTGTTATATTGAGGACCATTTGGCACAAAGCCACAGAATGACAGACATACTCTACCTTTTTGTCACCCTTCTCTGGCACTTTGGTTTTCTCCTCCCCCTGTTTGTGTctgagctctctctccttctctcgccgTTTATCCCGGTCTAAATCtttctccttatccctctctcgatctctccctCTGTGCAACTCCTTGTCTTTGCTcttttccctgtctctgtccctctcgctctccttgtCTCGTTctcggtctttctctctttcattgtTTTTGTCCCGGCTCTTGTCCTTGCCACGGTCTTTGGTACGGTCTCGATCGCGGCTCTTTTTTGACCTTTCTCTCTCGCGGTGGCGCTCCTTTTCCTTGTCGCCCAGTCTGCCCTCTTGCTCTTTGGGCAGGTCTGGGTCCTTCTGCTCCCAACCCCCGGCGCTGTGCTCTCGGATCGCCTTCTCCTGGAGAAACACACATATATAGCaaagcatatacacacacacaaaagcgtacatacacacagatacattAATGTGACCATAGGGACACCCTCAAAACACAGTGGCACCAGGCAAACATTAGCCCTGTATGACAAACCTTTACATTAGAGGTTGAagttacatacagaacaataattgaatttacatttttttaaacgatGGTGACTGATTTCTAGAATTTCACTAAGCTAATGTACACTCCCCTACGTACAGTGAAGGTAAAATGTTACATGTGGCTCTCTCTACAcgccagcattttggatttgagatcaaacgTTTCATATGAggcaacagtacagaatgtcaccttttatttgaggttaTTTTCACGAAAGTGCTTTGTCATAAGtgtttggacaaattcacttaaagTGTATTTGGTCCCAAATTCCTAGCACCCAGTACATCAAGGTTGTGACTACTAGCtcattggatgcatttgcagtttgttttgtgttttgccCAATAGTAACTAAATGGTGAATGATGACTGGAGTAACTTTCTTTAAGTGAATAGATAAGaggtttctgaacacttctaaatTAACCCTGATAATGCCATGATTAAGAAAAaccatgaataatgatgagtgagatgCCATTCAGAGGCTACaataaaacatgctaacctctcattaTTACCAATGAAATGGGGAGTCAAGCGTTTTTTGTGGGGTATGATCATCATCATttaaaacaaccaaaacaaactggaaatgcatccaacaagttcgtagtcacaagcttgatgtagtcattgcgtgctatgaatatgggaccaaacactacacttttgactactttaatacacaagtgaatttgtccaaatacctaTGACCTCTTCAAATGGAGGGGACTATATAcatgaagtgctttcatttctaaaacaGTAACACCGATATCTATGGatatacttaaatccaaaatggatggagTAGAGAGCAAAATATAAAATCtttgcttcactgtcccaataaagTCTAATGGGAATATATCCTGTCCAGTCTGAATTGTGTGTGTCTGGGCCGTATTcgtaaagcatctcagagtagtaTCGCTTATCTAGGACCAGTTTAGCCTTGAGATCATAAttaataagattatatggacaggttGGGACCTGATAATATATCAGCATTTCACTTCGAGAGGCTTTGTGGATGGAGCCCCTGGTCTCACCACTTGGTCTCGTTGGCGCTCTCgtccctccctgttctccttgTCCTGGGACCGGGAGGAGCTGGCCTTCCCCTTGGGGTCCAGCTTGTCCCCGGCCAGCACCCGCTTTACCGCCTCCTCACTGGACAGCTGGGGACAACATGACACAGGGGACAGATGTGATTGTCAACTCActttcaaatcaaaatgtatttttcacatgtgccaaatacaacaggtgtagacgagcCTTACCCAGTGATGCAGAGTaaaaaaaatagtaacacaaattgtaagctatatacagagattaccagtaCCAGACCAACATgtggtatttgaggtagatacagtatgtacataaaAGGCATCCActtctgccctcagaacagccttaattcattggggcatggactctacaaggtttcgAAAGCGTTTCACAcagatgttggcccatgttgactccaatgcatcattgcagttcttgacaccggTGAGcgtggcacctactaccataccctgttcaaaaggtTCTTGAatattttatcttgcccattcaccctttggatggcacacatacacacaagccatgtctcaagtcttaaaaatccttctttaacctgtctcctccccttcatctacacagattgaagtggatataacaagtgacattaataagggattatagctttcacctggtcagactgtcatggaaagaggtgttgctaatgttttgtacactcagtgtatatagtgtgtatagactTGAGtatgcatagagtcagtgcaagataggGTCAACGCAGATAGTCCTTCCTACCATATCTATATCTTTACCTTTGTTTATTGGGATTGAACATTTTTCAAAGTAATTCATTGTAGAAGGAGTGCACATCACTATCACACATCAATCTTTGAGTAGAATTACCTGCCCATCTGTCTGTTCATAATGAATTGAATTAATTTGATTAGAAATGTCTAACATAGTTGCCGCAGCCATATGAGTACAACGATACATCAATTATAGAGGATTAAAAACACAATCAAGTCTAAATGTATTCCCATTGTGGTCCTTGTTATAATTAAATGTTGTGCTAGCTAGCTGGTTTACATGCATGTGAACAGTTGTCATGATGAGACCCTTCGGGAGGCATGGCAATGATCCCCTGAGCTCGAAGCCCTTTATTCAAACTGGCTGTCTTCAGGGTCCA is a window from the Oncorhynchus tshawytscha isolate Ot180627B linkage group LG03, Otsh_v2.0, whole genome shotgun sequence genome containing:
- the LOC112235155 gene encoding TRAF3-interacting protein 1 isoform X7; translation: MNGSVAKKTQDTLGRVIKKPPLTEKLLSKPPFRYLHDIFSEVIRTTGFMKGLYAETEMKSDNVKDKDAKIAFLQKALDVVMLVNGEPLSVKPARIVAGHEPERTNELLQAIAKCCLNKLSSEEAVKRVLAGDKLDPKGKASSSRSQDKENREGRERQRDQVEKAIREHSAGGWEQKDPDLPKEQEGRLGDKEKERHRERERSKKSRDRDRTKDRGKDKSRDKNNEREKDRERDKESERDRDREKSKDKELHRGRDRERDKEKDLDRDKRREKERELRHKQGEEKTKVPEKGDKKARVSEDTKHRPHEEEPSKTAKLEPATAEVTYKQSDSPARIPRPSSAKGQRRWPKAGAQQEEFDSEDGDTPLAQRPVPLENGDATDAVPAHMAHRRIPRPSSARPAPPRVKTQESYTDVTPAERLTSAKPPAAVITEGKKLSEDEDEQFVVLEASPLPPDMPEMEPTVDLQGDENHGGLVKKILETKKDFETSPSSPKSQDQTQSLVSEVSRKKERDLVSREIERLRSSIQTVCRSALPLGKIMDYIQEDMDAMQNELHTWRRENKEHGQALLHEQR